The DNA window GTGAAGAACCAGGCGGTTCCCTTCCCCCTCACCACCCGGTCGCTGACGTACATTCCGGAGCGATACGGGCGCATTTTCCCCGAAAGCGAGGAGCAGCTCATGGGCGACCTTGAGCGGGCGGCGGCAGTTCCCCTCAACGCGTGTTCGAGCGCGGACGAAGGCTTCGCACGCGTGAGGGAGCGATTGGAATGGTAGCGTCCGACGAACCGTACGCCCTTGTCTTAACCAGCGACTTCGAAGAGGACCTCTACCTCGCAGCACACTACGTCGAGCACGTGCTCGCAATGCCCCAAGCAGCGCGGCGATTGATGTCATGCGTCGAAGAGAAGCTGCGAAACCAGTGCCTCATGCCCGAATGCGCTGCAAGCTACAGAACCCGCCACGGCGATACGAACTATACCGTCTGGTGCGGGCGCTTCGCCATTCACTACACCATCGAAGGGCGCTGCGTCAAGGCCCTTGGCTTGAAGCACTCGCTGCAACGCTAGCTGCACATGGCTTCAGATGCGAGGGGGCGGCAGCCAGCCGGCGCGCCGGCGCGATGCTCGGCAGGCGAAGGGGCGGGTTAGACGATGAAGAACCGCTCGACTTGCTTCTCCTAGTCCGTGCGAACAACCTGCAGCGATGCAAAACAAGTTTAATGCCGCGCGCCGGCAGAGCCTCGCTCGGCTGTCCCCTGCATAAAAAGGACCCGCCGGGCGCATGCCGGCGGGTCCTCTCGCGGTGCGACGTCAGACACGGGATCCTAGTAGTGCGCCAGGTCCTCGTCCTTCACGCGGCCGCGGAAGGTGCGGTAGATGATCACATGGTAGATGAGCACGAGCGGCAGGCCCACGCAGGTGATGATGGTCATCCACATGAGCGTGAGCTCGGAGGACGCCGCGCTCATCGCAGTGATGGCGGGACCGACGCTGTCGGCCGAGGCCACCACGAAGTTCGGGAACATCGACGCGGCCAGCAGCAGCACCAGCATGGCGCACGACGCGGACTGCGCGATGAACGCGCCCAGGTCGTTGCCCTTCTTCAGCCCGAAGAAGATCGACGCCGCCACAGCCGCCACGAATAAGATGGCGAACAGCCAGCGCGCGATGCCGAGCATCGGATCCATGGCCGGCTGGATGCCCATGAGGGCGTACAGCGTGACCACGAGGAACAGCGCGAGCGCCGCGACTTGCAGCGGAAGGCGCAGCTTGGCCGCACGCGCCTGCACGTCGCTGGGCTTGGGAGCCTTGAGCGAGAGCCAGGTGGCGCCCTGCGCCAGGAACATCACGAGGCCCAGCACGCCGCACAACAGCGTGAACGGGGTGATGAGGCCCAGCAGCGGCATGCCCGCGTAGTCGCCGCCCTCGGTCATGGGGATGCCCGCGAAGATGTTGCCCACGGCCACGCCCAGAAGCAGCGCCGGCAAAAGCGAGCCCACCGTGAAGCACGCGTCCCACACCTTGCCCCACTTGGGGTCGTGCCCGCGGTACTCAACCGACACCGCGCGGACGATCAGGCCGAACAGCACCAGCATGACGGCCAGGTAGAAGCCGGAGAACGTGGTGGCGTACGCCGCCGGGAACGCCGCGAACAGCGCGCCGCCCGCAGTGAGCAGCCACACCTCGTTGCCGTCCCACACCGGCCCGATGCTCGTGCGCACGATGGCCTTCTCCTTGTCGTTCTTCGCGACGAAGGGGTACAGCACGCCCGCGCCCAGATCGAAGCCGTCAAGGATGAAGTAGCCGGCGATGAGCACGAAGATCAGCAGGAACCAGAGTCCTTGGAAGAACGTGATTTCCATGGTTACTCACCTTCCTTCGCAAGGTCGTCCGACACGGCCGGGGCGGGAACGCGGCCCGCAGCGCCGACGCCGGCACCCGCGTCAACCGAGA is part of the Arabiibacter massiliensis genome and encodes:
- a CDS encoding type II toxin-antitoxin system RelB/DinJ family antitoxin, with translation MATTTLNVRMDTQTKEEFSRFCDEIGISASSLMNMFAKTVVKNQAVPFPLTTRSLTYIPERYGRIFPESEEQLMGDLERAAAVPLNACSSADEGFARVRERLEW
- the cydB gene encoding cytochrome d ubiquinol oxidase subunit II, which gives rise to MEITFFQGLWFLLIFVLIAGYFILDGFDLGAGVLYPFVAKNDKEKAIVRTSIGPVWDGNEVWLLTAGGALFAAFPAAYATTFSGFYLAVMLVLFGLIVRAVSVEYRGHDPKWGKVWDACFTVGSLLPALLLGVAVGNIFAGIPMTEGGDYAGMPLLGLITPFTLLCGVLGLVMFLAQGATWLSLKAPKPSDVQARAAKLRLPLQVAALALFLVVTLYALMGIQPAMDPMLGIARWLFAILFVAAVAASIFFGLKKGNDLGAFIAQSASCAMLVLLLAASMFPNFVVASADSVGPAITAMSAASSELTLMWMTIITCVGLPLVLIYHVIIYRTFRGRVKDEDLAHY